One segment of Pseudophryne corroboree isolate aPseCor3 chromosome 10, aPseCor3.hap2, whole genome shotgun sequence DNA contains the following:
- the LOC134965154 gene encoding free fatty acid receptor 3-like, with amino-acid sequence MADFPGSENFFLIGYITTFVTGLPLNIIALCTLIKKCRKNLLPVDILLINLTISDLLLLAFLPFRMVEAASDMKWLLPYFICSLSFFLLFSSIYITSLFLMAISVERYLAIAFPIKYKLLQKRIYFVVASVFFWCLATVHCSIVYIVEHVVPMNVMETNTTVCYGAFSPPQLAILLPVRLEIFLLLFCVPFVITVFCYVNFIKIIMSQARIQRRRKLRAICLVVATLINFIICFLPYNVSHVVGFIEGDSPKWRVYTVLLSSFNASVDPIIFYFSTPSFKKAFLEGLFNMMKKLHFESQCYKYCSAYCICNTENEETNVTF; translated from the coding sequence ATGGCTGATTTCCCTGGCTCAGAGAATTTCTTTTTGATTGGCTACATTACTACTTTTGTAACAGGGCTTCCTCTGAACATAATAGCCCTTTGCACACTTATTAAAAAGTGTCGGAAGAATCTTCTCCCTGTGGACATTTTGCTAATCAACTTAACTATTTCTGATTTGCTCCTTCTTGCGTTTCTCCCGTTCCGTATGGTGGAGGCAGCATCCGATATGAAATGGCTTCTGCCCTACTTCATTTGCTCGTTGTCCTTCTTTTTGCTGTTCAGCAGCATTTACATCACCTCGCTCTTCCTCATGGCCATAAGTGTGGAGAGATACCTGGCTATCGCTTTTCCGATAAAGTACAAGCTGTTGCAAAAACGGATCTACTTTGTGGTAGCCAGTGTTTTcttttggtgcttggcaacagtccACTGCAGTATTGTCTACATTGTAGAACATGTGGTGCCTATGAATGTGATGGAAACCAATACGACAGTGTGTTATGGTGCATTTTCACCACCCCAGTTGGCCATTCTACTGCCTGTGCGCCTGGAGATATTTCTTCTGCTCTTCTGCGTCCCATTTGTGATCACCGTCTTCTGTTATGTAAACTTTATCAAGATTATCATGTCGCAGGCTCGCATACAGAGGAGAAGAAAACTGAGGGCCATTTGCCTGGTGGTGGCCACTCTCATCAACTTCATCATTTGTTTCTTGCCCTATAATGTATCACATGTGGTGGGCTTTATCGAGGGTGACAGTCCGAAGTGGAGGGTATACACTGTCCTCCTCAGCAGTTTTAATGCGTCCGTGGATCCGATCATATTTTACTTCTCAACACCATCATTCAAGAAAGCATTTCTGGAGGGTCTCTTTAACATGATGAAGAAGCTGCATTTTGAATCCCAGTGCTACAAATATTGTAGTGCGTATTGTATTTGTAACACAGAGAATGAGGAGACTAATGTTACCTTTTAA